The Candidatus Manganitrophus noduliformans genome includes a window with the following:
- a CDS encoding DUF4390 domain-containing protein, giving the protein MTKKMWFISFFLILLVVPEGLFAAGSERIRNVVTEVKNQEIVVTAELVDGFNREIIRDIHDGIPKDFYYYLLLKRKQKNWFDEEILAKTIRYTVKYDTLKKKYAVVQREGERTVENTVDDLETMKRIVSKIDQVKLAPVSVLKSRNRYYVSVKSQMKAAKLPFYVDYFLFFIPFLEIDTPWADSDSLSVIR; this is encoded by the coding sequence ATGACGAAAAAAATGTGGTTCATCTCTTTTTTCCTGATCCTCCTCGTTGTCCCGGAAGGGCTCTTTGCCGCAGGCTCGGAGCGGATCAGGAATGTGGTCACCGAGGTCAAAAATCAGGAGATCGTCGTCACGGCGGAGCTGGTGGATGGATTCAACCGGGAGATCATCAGAGACATCCACGACGGCATTCCGAAAGATTTTTACTACTATCTTCTCTTGAAGCGAAAGCAGAAGAACTGGTTTGATGAAGAGATCCTGGCCAAAACGATCCGTTACACGGTGAAGTACGACACGCTGAAGAAAAAGTACGCCGTTGTCCAGCGGGAGGGAGAACGGACGGTGGAAAACACGGTGGACGACCTCGAGACGATGAAACGGATTGTCTCCAAGATCGACCAGGTGAAGCTCGCCCCCGTCAGCGTTCTCAAATCGCGCAATCGCTATTATGTCAGCGTCAAATCGCAGATGAAGGCGGCCAAGCTCCCCTTCTATGTCGATTATTTTCTCTTCTTCATCCCCTTTCTCGAAATCGACACCCCCTGGGCCGATTCCGACTCGCTCTCAGTGATCCGGTGA
- a CDS encoding ATP-binding protein: MNRSDLEKTAPPKSKGGLRPVLITALFLALSVSLTVLFFRGVEGPALFSTNILVLTLVNVNITLAILLILLLSRNLIKLYFERRQQPRRSSFKSKLVAAFIGLSMIPSILLFIVASGLLTSSIENWFSIQVEKSLGHSLEVAQGYYQKSEEHVSTLAQQTGRTIQERNLLEGPYEELVRTLEARQKEYDVEAIHLFTPAFHRFASTAKGIPDLPNAPFPATELLQRALRAGEPITTVQSTHRGDLIRGILPLKSNERVIALLVVDSRIPSSFVGKMEEIKKALEDYKQLKAFKNPIKGSYILSFFIIVLLIIFSATWFGLYLARGITVPLQKLAEGTEAVAQGNLAVQIDVQANDELGVLVDSFNKMTADLKQTQEKVKEANRSLTESNLELESRRAYMEGILQNIAAGVISVNEKGIITTFNPSAERILNICAAEAVGEAYIPFFSGRKMEPMADLLDKIQQLKKTALEEQVHLEVRKKSLTLRTAVSLLQGEDQRFLGGVIVFDDLSELIRAQKLATWQEVAQRIAHEIKNPLTPIQLSAERLRKKYYEHSSDFDKIFDESTRIVINEVHDLKNLVDEFSNFARMPAPRPTLQKIEPILKEVIVLYQSAHKDITITAQFDETAPPLNLDREQIKRLFVNLLDNAVDAMNREGGLSLQSSYDQAQQKVRIEVADEGSGISPEDLDKLFLPYFSRKKTGTGLGLAIVHRIVIDHNGQIRAVPRQPKGTTFVVEFPV; the protein is encoded by the coding sequence ATGAATCGATCCGATCTTGAAAAAACAGCGCCGCCGAAATCAAAGGGGGGGTTGCGTCCCGTTCTGATCACCGCCCTCTTTCTGGCCCTTTCGGTCTCCCTGACCGTCCTCTTTTTCAGAGGGGTCGAAGGACCCGCGCTCTTTTCGACCAATATCCTAGTCCTCACCCTCGTCAACGTCAACATCACCCTTGCCATCCTCCTCATTCTCCTTCTCTCCCGCAACCTGATCAAACTTTATTTCGAGCGCCGGCAGCAGCCGAGACGGTCGAGTTTCAAGAGCAAGCTGGTCGCCGCCTTTATCGGCCTCTCGATGATCCCGTCGATTCTCCTCTTCATCGTCGCCAGCGGTCTTTTGACGAGCAGCATCGAGAACTGGTTTTCGATCCAGGTGGAGAAGTCGCTCGGCCACTCGCTGGAGGTGGCGCAGGGGTATTATCAAAAGAGCGAAGAACATGTCTCCACGCTGGCCCAACAAACGGGGCGAACGATCCAGGAACGGAACCTGTTGGAAGGGCCTTATGAAGAATTGGTCCGGACCTTGGAGGCGCGTCAGAAGGAGTATGACGTCGAAGCGATTCATCTCTTTACCCCCGCATTCCATCGCTTCGCCTCGACCGCAAAAGGGATCCCCGACCTGCCCAACGCTCCCTTTCCCGCCACCGAGCTCCTCCAACGGGCGCTGCGGGCGGGCGAGCCGATCACGACGGTTCAATCGACCCACCGGGGAGACCTGATCCGGGGGATCCTTCCCCTCAAGTCAAATGAACGGGTGATCGCCCTTCTCGTCGTCGACTCCCGCATTCCCTCCTCCTTCGTCGGCAAGATGGAGGAGATTAAAAAGGCGCTGGAAGACTACAAACAGCTCAAGGCGTTTAAGAACCCGATCAAGGGAAGCTATATCCTCTCCTTCTTCATCATCGTTCTCCTGATCATCTTCTCGGCGACCTGGTTCGGTCTCTACCTCGCCCGCGGAATCACCGTCCCGCTTCAGAAGCTGGCGGAGGGAACCGAAGCGGTGGCGCAGGGGAACCTGGCGGTTCAAATCGATGTTCAAGCCAACGACGAGCTGGGGGTCCTGGTCGACTCCTTCAACAAGATGACGGCCGATCTCAAACAGACCCAAGAAAAGGTCAAGGAAGCGAATCGCTCGCTGACCGAGTCGAATCTGGAACTCGAGAGCCGGCGGGCATATATGGAAGGCATCCTTCAAAACATCGCCGCCGGGGTCATCTCGGTCAACGAGAAGGGGATCATCACCACCTTCAACCCCTCGGCGGAGCGGATCCTGAACATCTGCGCCGCCGAGGCGGTCGGAGAAGCGTACATTCCGTTTTTCTCCGGCCGAAAGATGGAGCCGATGGCCGATCTTCTCGATAAGATTCAGCAGCTCAAGAAAACCGCCCTGGAGGAGCAGGTTCATCTCGAAGTTCGGAAGAAATCGTTGACCCTCCGGACCGCCGTCTCCCTGCTGCAAGGGGAAGACCAACGGTTTCTCGGAGGGGTGATCGTTTTCGACGATCTGTCCGAATTGATCCGGGCGCAGAAGCTCGCCACCTGGCAGGAGGTGGCCCAGCGGATCGCGCACGAGATCAAAAACCCGCTGACGCCGATTCAGCTCTCGGCGGAACGGCTGAGAAAAAAATACTATGAGCATTCGAGCGATTTTGATAAGATATTCGATGAATCGACCCGGATCGTCATCAACGAGGTTCACGATCTGAAGAATCTGGTCGACGAATTCTCCAACTTCGCCCGAATGCCGGCCCCCCGGCCGACGCTTCAGAAGATCGAACCGATCTTGAAAGAGGTCATCGTCCTTTATCAATCGGCCCACAAAGATATCACGATCACCGCTCAATTCGATGAGACGGCGCCTCCCCTCAACCTCGATCGCGAGCAGATCAAGCGGCTCTTCGTGAACCTTCTCGACAACGCCGTTGATGCGATGAACCGCGAAGGGGGCCTGAGCCTTCAGAGCAGCTACGACCAAGCGCAGCAGAAGGTCCGGATCGAGGTCGCCGACGAGGGATCGGGGATCTCTCCGGAGGATCTCGATAAGCTCTTCCTCCCCTACTTTTCCAGAAAGAAGACCGGAACGGGGCTAGGGCTGGCGATCGTCCATCGGATCGTCATCGATCACAACGGCCAGATCCGCGCCGTCCCGAGACAGCCGAAGGGGACGACGTTTGTGGTGGAGTTTCCTGTTTAA
- a CDS encoding sigma-54-dependent transcriptional regulator: MSETILIVDDEPSILSTLSGVLMDEGYTVVTAEHGAAAIRQVQSQPPALVLLDIWMPEPDGIETLKRLKVLFPELVVVMMSGHGSIETAVKAIKLGAYDYIEKPISLQKVILMVKHALTEFRLRQENRTLKRLVEKKNEMIGGSPAILRLRDQIQMAGPAPSRVLISGENGTGKELVARAIHSHSPRRAQPFLEINCAAIPENLIESELFGYERGAFTGANHQKKGQFELADGGTLFLDEIADMALATQSKVLRVLQEQEYYRVGGSERVKVDVRVIAASNKNLAEEIKKGTFREDLYYRLNVIPLHVPPLRERAEDIPVLLEYFTKELSQEQGIKPKRFSPEAIAVLKRYHWPGNVRELKNIVERLMIMVASPVILPQDLPEFVTEGLPPEDNSFPPVEGGAPGSLKEARNVFEKKYILAKLQENNWNVNQTAEALQIERTYLYRKMKFLGIEAPGGE; encoded by the coding sequence ATGTCGGAAACAATTCTGATCGTCGACGACGAGCCTTCGATCCTCTCGACCCTCTCGGGGGTCTTGATGGATGAGGGGTATACCGTCGTCACCGCGGAGCATGGCGCGGCGGCGATTCGCCAGGTTCAATCTCAGCCGCCGGCGCTGGTTTTGCTCGATATCTGGATGCCGGAGCCGGACGGCATCGAAACGCTCAAGCGGCTGAAAGTTCTCTTCCCCGAGCTGGTTGTCGTGATGATGTCGGGTCACGGCTCGATCGAGACCGCCGTCAAGGCGATCAAGCTCGGCGCCTACGACTACATCGAGAAGCCGATCTCCCTTCAAAAAGTCATTTTGATGGTCAAGCACGCCCTCACCGAATTTCGGCTCCGGCAGGAGAACCGCACCCTCAAGCGGCTGGTGGAGAAAAAAAATGAAATGATCGGAGGGAGCCCGGCGATTCTCCGGCTGCGGGACCAGATCCAGATGGCCGGACCCGCTCCAAGCCGCGTCTTGATCTCGGGGGAGAACGGCACCGGGAAAGAGCTTGTCGCCCGCGCGATCCACAGCCACAGCCCGCGCCGCGCGCAGCCGTTTCTGGAGATCAACTGCGCCGCCATTCCCGAAAATCTCATCGAGAGCGAGCTCTTCGGCTATGAGCGGGGGGCGTTCACCGGGGCGAATCACCAGAAGAAGGGGCAGTTCGAGCTGGCCGACGGCGGGACCCTCTTTCTGGATGAAATCGCCGATATGGCGCTGGCGACCCAATCGAAGGTCCTCCGCGTCCTACAGGAGCAGGAATATTACCGGGTCGGCGGGAGCGAACGGGTGAAGGTCGACGTCCGGGTCATCGCCGCCTCGAACAAAAACCTCGCCGAGGAGATTAAAAAGGGAACCTTCCGGGAAGACCTCTATTATCGATTGAACGTGATCCCGCTTCATGTCCCCCCGTTGCGCGAACGGGCCGAAGATATCCCGGTGCTGTTGGAGTATTTTACAAAAGAGCTTTCGCAGGAACAGGGGATCAAGCCGAAGCGTTTCTCTCCCGAGGCGATTGCCGTGTTGAAGCGGTATCACTGGCCCGGTAATGTCCGCGAGCTGAAGAATATCGTCGAGCGCTTGATGATTATGGTCGCCTCGCCGGTGATCCTCCCGCAGGATCTCCCCGAATTCGTGACCGAAGGGCTCCCTCCCGAAGACAACTCTTTCCCCCCTGTGGAAGGGGGCGCGCCCGGCTCGCTGAAAGAGGCGCGCAACGTTTTCGAGAAGAAATACATTCTCGCCAAGCTCCAGGAGAACAACTGGAACGTCAACCAGACGGCGGAGGCCCTCCAGATCGAGCGCACCTACCTTTATCGCAAGATGAAGTTCCTCGGCATCGAGGCGCCGGGGGGGGAGTAA
- the rlmD gene encoding 23S rRNA (uracil(1939)-C(5))-methyltransferase RlmD, whose translation MPNRILSLQIEKIVQGGDSLARHEGRVIFVPFAIPGETVEAEFVREKKEYAEAEIVRIITPSPERREAPCPVFTICGGCQLQHLPEEGQLRYKVEAMREVLARIGKIASYDLLPPVPSPLPFHYRTRTQLKVARGELGYYRQKSHEIVSIDRCPLLIAPLNAAIEAILRSLQRDRLEEIELQAVSSGDFLIVLRGDQFPHDRAEHFYETARQALPLKGVVVGNRRGWHVFGENFLIETVREKRFRISERAFSQVNPAVNRLLIETVLDWSAPTENDRILELYSGIGNFTLFLAERAGTVTAVEGNRAAVEDARRNLQTAGLTNVTLQVSAAEEGVRRAVREKKPFSQIFLDPPREGAGKAVMQGIASLAPRKIFYLSCDPATFARDARILLDRGYVLKRLQPFDMFPQTGHLELLAEMVCV comes from the coding sequence TTGCCGAATCGTATTCTTTCCCTTCAAATCGAAAAGATCGTCCAAGGCGGCGACAGCTTGGCTCGCCATGAGGGCCGGGTGATTTTCGTCCCCTTCGCCATTCCGGGGGAGACGGTCGAAGCGGAATTCGTCCGAGAAAAGAAAGAATACGCCGAGGCGGAGATCGTCCGGATCATCACCCCCTCCCCCGAGCGGAGAGAAGCCCCCTGTCCGGTCTTCACGATCTGCGGCGGCTGCCAGCTCCAGCACCTCCCGGAAGAAGGGCAGCTTCGCTACAAAGTCGAGGCGATGCGGGAGGTCCTGGCGCGAATCGGAAAAATCGCATCGTACGATCTCCTCCCGCCGGTTCCCTCTCCCCTCCCTTTTCACTACCGGACAAGGACGCAGTTGAAGGTCGCGCGAGGCGAGCTCGGCTACTACCGGCAGAAGAGCCATGAAATCGTTTCGATCGACCGCTGCCCGCTTCTCATCGCCCCCCTGAATGCAGCGATCGAAGCGATCCTCCGCTCTCTCCAGCGCGACCGGCTCGAAGAGATCGAACTGCAGGCGGTCTCCTCCGGCGACTTTCTCATTGTCCTGCGCGGCGATCAGTTTCCGCATGATCGCGCGGAACACTTCTACGAAACCGCGCGGCAAGCGCTTCCGTTAAAGGGGGTCGTCGTCGGCAACCGACGGGGTTGGCATGTTTTCGGAGAGAATTTCCTGATCGAGACCGTCCGCGAGAAGCGCTTCCGGATCAGCGAGCGCGCCTTCTCGCAGGTGAACCCCGCCGTCAACCGGCTTCTAATCGAAACGGTCCTCGATTGGTCCGCGCCGACCGAGAACGATCGCATCTTGGAACTCTACAGCGGGATCGGCAATTTCACCCTCTTCCTTGCTGAACGCGCGGGGACGGTGACGGCCGTCGAAGGAAACCGCGCCGCCGTGGAGGACGCCCGACGGAATCTTCAGACCGCCGGCCTCACCAATGTCACCCTTCAAGTCTCTGCCGCCGAAGAGGGCGTCCGGCGCGCTGTCAGAGAGAAGAAGCCGTTCTCTCAAATTTTTCTCGACCCGCCGCGCGAAGGGGCCGGCAAAGCGGTCATGCAAGGGATTGCTTCCCTCGCGCCGCGGAAAATCTTCTATCTCTCCTGCGATCCGGCCACCTTCGCACGCGACGCGCGCATTCTTCTCGACCGAGGATATGTCCTCAAAAGACTCCAGCCGTTTGATATGTTCCCGCAGACGGGACATTTGGAATTGCTCGCCGAGATGGTTTGCGTCTGA